AACACGGACCAGCGTCCGAAGGCGGAAGACTTAGGTGACTTTATCTTTATCGTTGTGAAGATGCTTTACTATAACAGTGACGATGAGATCGCCACCGATCAGGTCAGTTTAATCCTGGGGGAAAATTTTGTCCTTTCCTTCCAGGAAAAGGAAGGGGATATCTTCAACCCTGTACGAGAGCGGATTCGCGCCGGAAAGGGGCGCCTGAGAAAAGAAGGGGCGGATTATCTGGTCCACGCCCTGTTGGATATCATTGTGGATAATTATTTTATCATCATGGAAAAATTAGGAGATGAAATAGAATTTCTGGAAGATGAACTGGTTACCCATCCGACACAGAAAACCTTGCAGACAATCCACAAGATGAAGAGAGCAATGATCTTCTTAAGGAAAGCTGTCTGGCCTCTGAGAGAGGTAATCGGGACTCTGGAAAGAGGAGAAACCCCGCTGATCAAGGAATCTACCGGGATATATCTGAGAGATATCTATGACCATACTATCCAGGTCATGGAGACCATTGAGGTGTTCCGTGATATGCTTTCCGGGATGTTTGATATTTATCTTTCCAGTATAAGTAATAAAATGAACGAGATTATGAAAGTTCTCACCGTCATCGCTACGATATTTATCCCTCTGACCTTCATCGTCGGACTATACGGGATGAATTTTAAATACATGCCGGAACTGGAATGGCGGTGGGGTTATCCGGTGGTCTTGATTTCTATGCTGGCAGTAGTAATCTTTATGCTGGCCTATTTTAGAAAGAAGAGATGGTTGTAAAGGCGCACTCTATTCAGTTCATATCTTCCCGGCAGTCCCTCTTGTTTTCTGCATACCAGGTGAGACGATGGCAAATACCCCGAATGATCTTGACTTCTTTTGCAAGGAGTTTTGTCCTGGAGAGCAAGCGGCGGATATGCATCATCCCTTACCCCGACAGGCATTTATCCTCCGCTTCTTTCCTTTTTTTATTGCCCTTGACAGGTCTGTTCTGATATTTTCAATCTATGGAACAAAATATATCCCGGATTCTCTCAGAGGCTGCCGGTGCCATTGGTATCACTCTCGGGGAAAGGGAAAGGATCCTCTTTTCTTCGTACCACAGAGAACTCCTCGCCTGGAACAAAAAGATCAACCTGGTCTCGGTAAAGTCCCCTGATGAAATAATAATCAAGCATTTCGTTGATTCCTTAACACCCGTCCCGTTTATAAAAAACAGGGATAGTAAAGTCCTTGATATCGGTACAGGTGCGGGATTCCCGGGAATCCCCCTGAAGATAGCCATTGATTCATTAAAAGTCTGCCTTCTCGAGGTCTCCCGTAAGAAGGCATCCTTTCTCAAGCATATCGTCCGCACCCTCAGTCTTGAGGAAACAACGATCATCCAGGAGCGAGTCGAGGAGGTCATGGAAAGAGAAATTTATCGCCATGTCTTCGATGTGGTTATCTCAAGGGCGACGTTCAAATTATCCCAATTTCTCTCGATGGGCGCTTTTTTCCTCTCCCGTGACGGCATCCTGATCGCGATGAAAGGACCAAATATCAAGGGGGAAGAACTCCGGGATGCCGCTGCGACCTCCGAAAAACTGGGACTGACATGCGTCGGCTGCCACGATCTCAGACTCCCCATCATCGGTGATCTCCGAAAAATAATGATCTACAAAAAATTTTAAGCTTTTAGCAATTGGCCGTATGTGCATCCATAGCAGAATAGTTGCCGGCCTTCTTCAATACCTCCATCATCTCCTGGTGTATCTTCCCATTTGAGGCCAGGATATGAGGCGATGAAAGGCAAAAATCCTTTCCCAAAAGATCTGTCACCACACCGCCGGCTTCTCCAACCAGAAGCCATCCGGCAGCCATGTCCCAGGGCATCAATTTAAGCTCCCAGAATCCATCAAAACGGCCTGCGGCGACATAGGCCAGATCAAGAGCCGCCGAGCCGGCCCGGCGAATGGCCTGGGCACTGACAGCCATGGCATTAAAATAAGCGATATTATTGTTTTCAGACTCTCGAATGTCATAGGGAAAGCCAGTCGCCAGCAGGCCTTTAGAAAGATCCCTTGTATCTGAAACGGAAATCCTCTGTCCATTCAAAAAGGCACCCCTTCCCTTTTCCGCCACAAACATCTCGTTTAGCATTGGATTGAAGATGACACCGAGGTATATCTCACCCTCCTTTTCCAAAGCAATGGATACACAGAAAACGGGATAACCATGGGCGTAATTTGTTGTCCCGTCAAGGGGATCAATAATCCAGCGAAAGTCCGAGCCACTGTTGGTTCCGATAGATTCTTCCGTTAGGATGTCATGATGAGGGAATCTTTCGTGAATCCTCCCGATGAGCAAATCCTCGGATATCCGGTCTGCTTCGGTGACAATGTTAATCTCACCCTTGTAATCTATGGTGTGCTTTTTGTTCAGCATTTCTTTAAGAAGTGTTCCCGCTTCTCTAACAATAGCTATGGTAAATTCTCTGTAATCACTCATGGGCTGTTAATGAAAATAGATTTTCACCGCTCGTGGGTCCCCCCAGTATGATAATTAGTTTAACACGGGACGAATGTCAACGGAGAAATCAAGGATATTTCTTTTAAATTCTTTCCTCGGTCTGCCAAACTTTTCCCCACATCAGTTTTAGCCAGAAACCCGCTGCAATAGAGAGATTCGTCATTGACACACAAACATAATTTTTTCTATACTTTTCTCAAGGCAGAGGTGTTATTCAAGAATCCTTGAGGAGGCACGAAAAATGGATGAGAAACTAAAAGCGGCAATGGAAAATTGGGAGAGAGAAAAGCTTATTCCCGCGGAAAAGAAAATGCCTTCCCGGCAACGGCGTTTTACTACCAGTTCTGCAATCGAGGTCAAAGCCCTCTATACTCCTCTGGATGTGGCGGATGCGAACTATTTAGAAGATATAGGTTTTCCCGGAAGCTACCCTTACACGAGAGGAATCCAGCCCACCATGTATCGTGGACGGCTCTGGTCTATCCGTCAGTATGCCGGCTTCGGCACACCGGAGGAGAGTAACCGTCGCTTTCGTTTTCTGTTAGAACAGGGACAAACGGGGTTGAGTATTGCCTTCGACCTTCCCACCCAGATGGGTCTGGACTCTGATCACCCTATGGCACACGGCGAGGTGGGAAGGGTAGGGGTAGCCATTGATTATTTGCAAGACATGGAAATAATGCTCAAAGACATCCCGCTGGACAAGGTCAGTACTTCTATGACGATCAATGCCCCCACTGCCATCATCCTGGCGATGTACGTGGCCGTGGCCGGACGGCAGGGGGTGGCGCCGGCGAAGCTGACAGGTACGGTACAGAACGATATCCTGAAAGAATACATTGCCCGTGGCACTTACATCTTTCCCCCCAGACCTTCTCTGCGCCTGTTAGCCGACACCGTTACATACTGCGTAAGGGAAATGCCCAATTTCAATTTTATCAGCATTGGCGGCTATCATATCCGGGAAGCGGGATCCAATGCCATCCAGGAGGTAGGGTTTGCCTTTGCCAATGCCATCACCTATGTCGAGACCTTAATCGCTACCGGCCTGGATGTTGACCAGTTTGCGCCCCGCATCTCCTGGATTTTTAACACACAAAACAATTTCCTTGAAGAAGTCGCCAAGTACCGCGCTGCCCGCCGACTGTGGGCCAGGATCATGCGGGAACATTTTGGCGCCAGGGACCCTCGTTCCTGGATGTTCCGTACCCATGTCCAGGATGGAGGATCCTCCCTCACTGCCCAGCAACCGTTCAATAACCTGATCAGGGGAACTATCCACGCCCTGGCCACGGCGCTGGGAGGTGTCCAGTCTATGGCCATCTGTTCCTATGATGAGGCGCTGTCCATCCCCACCGAGGAATCCGCTACGCTCTCTGTACGGATCCAGCAAATTATCGCCCATGAAAGCGGTGTGGCCGATACCATTGATCCCCTCGGCGGCTCTTACTATGTGGAAGCACTCACTAACAGAATGGAAGAGGAAATCAAGACCTGTATCAAAAGAATCGAAGAGATGGGTGGTGCGGTGGCGGCCATCGAAAACGGCTATATGAGCAGGCAGATAGAAGAAAAGGCCTACCGTCACCAGAAAGAAATAGAGAGCGGCGAAAAGATCATCGTAGGTTTAAACAGATTCGTCACCGGGCAGGAGCAGCCGATAAGGGTGCAACCGGTTGACCCCGAGGTTGAGAGGCAACAGGCGGCGCGTTTGAAAAAACTCCGGGACGAACGGGACAACCGGCGCGTAAAGGAGGTCATGTCCAGCGTGAAAGAAAAAGCCCGGGGCGACGCCAATCTAATGCCTGCTTTAATTGAGGCCGTAGAGGCCCAGGCTACGATTGGCGAAATATGCGACACGCTACGGGATGTTTTTGGAGAGTTTAGAGAAAATCAGAGAAGACAGTAAGGATAAGGGGCCTGGTCATCGTCACCAAAATCCTCACGACAATACTCCGGGCGCAACTCTTCAGTCTTAGCCTTCTTCATAAATCATCCTCTCATGGCGGGTCATAATGAAGAAGAAAAGGGAAAGGAAAAGGGGAAAAGAGGTCAGAGTTATTTTTGTATTAGATATATAATTGCACGAGGAGGAGGGACATAGAGCATGGAACGCACATATCTACGGCTTTGTGGGTGGGCTTTTGGGGTCAAATCTTTTTTCTTGGCATTCTCCAAATTTCCATTTGTAAAAAATAAAGATACCTCCATCCCGCGTCTATCCCGCCCCTGTAAAAGATCAGTTTGACTGATTTTACTGTGGGGAGATGCTCTCCTATTTTTATCCCTCATTTTTCGGTTCCCCTGTTCTTGTACTCATCCCCGATGGCTTTCACCCGCTCTACAATCGTTTTCAGAGGCGTATGGGGATGAAAGATCTCCTTTACTCCTAATTCTCTGAGTAAGCGTTCGTTTTTTTCCGGGACAATACCACCAACGACCACAGGTATATTTCCGATGCCCCGCTCCTTCATCTTATCGAAAAGTACGGGAATAACGATATCAGGGGCTCCCTGCATGATCCGGCAGCCGATGATATCCACATCCTCTTGTATTGCCGTTTCCACTGTCTCTGGCGGTGTTTGAATACCGCCCAGAATCACCTCTATCCCCGCATCTCTCATGGCGCTGGCTATTACCCAGTAGCCCCGCTGGTGATAGTAATCATCCCTTACCAACAAAAACCTGAGCGCTTTTTCCATGTCTGCTTTTTACTCCTTTCCCTTCAGGCGAGCACCATGGGTGGGCTGCAAAGATAGGGTCCTTCGCCCGCCTGATTGTATGCCTCCGACTTGAGCCCGGCAAATTCTCCCTGTGTCATGCCGCACTTTACCGCCTCAATCAGAGGAGGCATCATGTTCTCTCCGGCCCGCAAGACCTCAAGAAGAACATTCATCGCCCGCTTCAGTTTACCGTCGTCCCGTTCCCTCTTTACCTTGTTTAACCGGGCAATCTGCCTGTCAAGCACGGCGGGATCGTACTCGGATATGCATTCAAAATCCGCATGCTCCTCCAGCACCTTCAAGGCCCGCATCTGGATGTCATCTTCATCCACTAAGGTGTTGACTCCCACCAGCAGCCTTTTGCCGGTATCAAGCTCCTCCTGACTACGCATGGCGGCTTTCCTTATCTCATTGCACATCCAGTCCCACGCCTTGAAGGCGCCTCCCAGGGATTGAATGGTGTCAATAATGGAGATAGCTTCCTCTTCCAGTTTGTTGGTGAGCCACTCCACGTAATAAGAGCCGCCGAGGGGATCTATGACGCTGGTGACCCCCGTCTCCAGGTCAATGATCTGCTGCGTCCTTACCGATAGTAGAGCGGAAAATTCCGTAGGGATGGCCAGGGCTTCGTCAAATGAGTTGACGTGGAGGGACTGAACACCGCCCATGATTGCGGCTAAGGCGTAAATTGTGCTTCTTATAAGGTTATTGAAGGGTTGCTGCTTGGTGAGGGTGGGAGCGAAGGTCTGGCAATGCATTCTGCACAGCAGGGAATTGGGGTTCTCAGCGTTGTAACGCTCACGGAAGATCCTGGCCCATACTCTCCTCAGGGCACGGAATTTGGCTACCTCCTCGAAAAAATCGGGGCCGGAGTTTATAAACCAGGTTACCCGATGAAGGAAATCATCAATGCCGATCCCCTTGGCGATCAGGGCATTGCTTCCCGCCATGGTGGTGGCAACGCCAAAGGCTATTTCCTGGGCGGCGGTGCAGCCGCCTTCCCTCACATTCCTCATGTCGAGATAACCGATATTGAATAGAGGCACGTTTCTGGTACAGTATTCTAACATGTCTATACATTCATTCTCGGGCCTCATCCAGTTCGACATGCTCCCCCTGAGTTTCTTGAAATCAATGCCACGTTTCTCGGCAATGATAAGATAGCAGGCCAGGGCGTAGGCTGTTGACGTGATCATGTGCACAGGATATTTTGTCATGTCAATGCCATCGAAGAGAGTCTCATAATCATAAAGCGTATCCAGGACTACGCCGCACCTGCCCACCAACCCTTTTACCCTCTCATCGTCGCTGTCGGCACGAGCGCCCGAGCCATCATCCTTCACAAAGGAAAGGGCAGAGGCCCC
The DNA window shown above is from Syntrophales bacterium and carries:
- the corA gene encoding magnesium/cobalt transporter CorA translates to MPVIIKKRSEKAGLPPGALVHIGEKKSEKTKITRLSYNELEIEEIEALSIEECLTCKDGSKVTWINVDGLHQIEILEKLSNYYGLHPLILEDILNTDQRPKAEDLGDFIFIVVKMLYYNSDDEIATDQVSLILGENFVLSFQEKEGDIFNPVRERIRAGKGRLRKEGADYLVHALLDIIVDNYFIIMEKLGDEIEFLEDELVTHPTQKTLQTIHKMKRAMIFLRKAVWPLREVIGTLERGETPLIKESTGIYLRDIYDHTIQVMETIEVFRDMLSGMFDIYLSSISNKMNEIMKVLTVIATIFIPLTFIVGLYGMNFKYMPELEWRWGYPVVLISMLAVVIFMLAYFRKKRWL
- the rsmG gene encoding 16S rRNA (guanine(527)-N(7))-methyltransferase RsmG; this encodes MEQNISRILSEAAGAIGITLGERERILFSSYHRELLAWNKKINLVSVKSPDEIIIKHFVDSLTPVPFIKNRDSKVLDIGTGAGFPGIPLKIAIDSLKVCLLEVSRKKASFLKHIVRTLSLEETTIIQERVEEVMEREIYRHVFDVVISRATFKLSQFLSMGAFFLSRDGILIAMKGPNIKGEELRDAAATSEKLGLTCVGCHDLRLPIIGDLRKIMIYKKF
- a CDS encoding inositol monophosphatase family protein; the encoded protein is MSDYREFTIAIVREAGTLLKEMLNKKHTIDYKGEINIVTEADRISEDLLIGRIHERFPHHDILTEESIGTNSGSDFRWIIDPLDGTTNYAHGYPVFCVSIALEKEGEIYLGVIFNPMLNEMFVAEKGRGAFLNGQRISVSDTRDLSKGLLATGFPYDIRESENNNIAYFNAMAVSAQAIRRAGSAALDLAYVAAGRFDGFWELKLMPWDMAAGWLLVGEAGGVVTDLLGKDFCLSSPHILASNGKIHQEMMEVLKKAGNYSAMDAHTANC
- a CDS encoding methylmalonyl-CoA mutase family protein, encoding MDEKLKAAMENWEREKLIPAEKKMPSRQRRFTTSSAIEVKALYTPLDVADANYLEDIGFPGSYPYTRGIQPTMYRGRLWSIRQYAGFGTPEESNRRFRFLLEQGQTGLSIAFDLPTQMGLDSDHPMAHGEVGRVGVAIDYLQDMEIMLKDIPLDKVSTSMTINAPTAIILAMYVAVAGRQGVAPAKLTGTVQNDILKEYIARGTYIFPPRPSLRLLADTVTYCVREMPNFNFISIGGYHIREAGSNAIQEVGFAFANAITYVETLIATGLDVDQFAPRISWIFNTQNNFLEEVAKYRAARRLWARIMREHFGARDPRSWMFRTHVQDGGSSLTAQQPFNNLIRGTIHALATALGGVQSMAICSYDEALSIPTEESATLSVRIQQIIAHESGVADTIDPLGGSYYVEALTNRMEEEIKTCIKRIEEMGGAVAAIENGYMSRQIEEKAYRHQKEIESGEKIIVGLNRFVTGQEQPIRVQPVDPEVERQQAARLKKLRDERDNRRVKEVMSSVKEKARGDANLMPALIEAVEAQATIGEICDTLRDVFGEFRENQRRQ
- a CDS encoding cobalamin-dependent protein (Presence of a B(12) (cobalamin)-binding domain implies dependence on cobalamin itself, in one of its several forms, or in some unusual lineages, dependence on a cobalamin-like analog.), whose amino-acid sequence is MEKALRFLLVRDDYYHQRGYWVIASAMRDAGIEVILGGIQTPPETVETAIQEDVDIIGCRIMQGAPDIVIPVLFDKMKERGIGNIPVVVGGIVPEKNERLLRELGVKEIFHPHTPLKTIVERVKAIGDEYKNRGTEK
- a CDS encoding methylmalonyl-CoA mutase family protein, which gives rise to MCNEDMLKELKILQEKYEEELSQILSKIPDAEKEYVTFSGLTVKPLYTPHDIAKTDFLQDISFPGQYPYTRSVFPAGYLSRRLNIRQVTGVGTAEETNKRWKFLLSHGASALSFVKDDGSGARADSDDERVKGLVGRCGVVLDTLYDYETLFDGIDMTKYPVHMITSTAYALACYLIIAEKRGIDFKKLRGSMSNWMRPENECIDMLEYCTRNVPLFNIGYLDMRNVREGGCTAAQEIAFGVATTMAGSNALIAKGIGIDDFLHRVTWFINSGPDFFEEVAKFRALRRVWARIFRERYNAENPNSLLCRMHCQTFAPTLTKQQPFNNLIRSTIYALAAIMGGVQSLHVNSFDEALAIPTEFSALLSVRTQQIIDLETGVTSVIDPLGGSYYVEWLTNKLEEEAISIIDTIQSLGGAFKAWDWMCNEIRKAAMRSQEELDTGKRLLVGVNTLVDEDDIQMRALKVLEEHADFECISEYDPAVLDRQIARLNKVKRERDDGKLKRAMNVLLEVLRAGENMMPPLIEAVKCGMTQGEFAGLKSEAYNQAGEGPYLCSPPMVLA